A genomic region of Coraliomargarita sinensis contains the following coding sequences:
- a CDS encoding HAD-IIB family hydrolase yields the protein MAKDNGIRIALISLHGLIRGKNLELGRDEDTGGQTRYVLELAKALGERDDIHQVDLITRQVVDERVSEDYAVLEEALSDKVSIIRIPFGPKRYLSKTKLWPYMEVFVDQCLNHFRRTDTVPDVIHGHYADAGYGGGQLARLLGVPFVFTGHSLGRIKRERLIESGVSEDKIESNYNISARIEGEEFALESCSLICTSTHQEVREQYEHYEHYVPERMEVIPPGVDLSSFHTPRKGDKETDLEVSIKSFLHEPEKPMIAAMARPDERKNLEMLVRAYGESPRLQREANLVLIMGSRDDLRDMPPGQRNVLQNVLTLIDVYDLYGKVAYPKRHKSEDVPALYRAVTRSRGVFINAAMTEPFGLTLLEAAASGAPIVATNDGGPSDIIANCKNGMLVDPFDPKAIEKALLHTLIEPGQWEEWSEAGVENVHKHYSWERHCDRYMRDVEEILKQSEPPVGLPSKRTPRRLKNIDRLIIADIDNTLTGNDDAMHEFFQLITDAEDNIGFGIATGRRFDDVMQLMKDYGMPQPEVLICAVGTEIYYGKNFTLDRRWQKHIDFRWEPDRVHEVLDLIEGLYPQEEHEQSEYKISYRADFSVAPKLPAIKRHLREAGLRVKVIVSLGMFLDIIPSRAGSGLSIRQMAYKWGFPLENILVAGDSGNDEGMLAGNTLGVVVGNYSEELEKLRRYPRVYFAEAGHAAGIIEGVRYYNFLDKITIPNDKPPATDA from the coding sequence ATGGCTAAAGATAACGGAATCCGTATCGCCCTCATCAGTCTTCATGGATTGATCCGTGGCAAAAATCTCGAACTCGGCCGCGACGAGGATACTGGAGGACAGACCCGTTATGTTCTGGAACTGGCCAAGGCACTTGGCGAGCGCGACGACATCCATCAGGTTGATTTAATTACACGGCAGGTCGTCGACGAGCGCGTGTCCGAAGACTACGCCGTGCTGGAAGAAGCACTTTCTGACAAAGTCTCCATTATACGGATCCCGTTCGGTCCCAAGCGTTATCTGAGCAAGACAAAACTCTGGCCCTACATGGAGGTTTTTGTCGACCAGTGCCTGAATCATTTTCGCCGAACCGACACGGTGCCGGATGTGATTCACGGGCATTACGCGGATGCCGGCTACGGGGGCGGCCAGCTTGCCAGACTCCTGGGGGTGCCGTTTGTCTTTACGGGGCATTCGCTGGGCCGGATCAAACGGGAGCGGCTGATCGAGTCCGGCGTCAGCGAAGATAAGATTGAGTCCAACTATAACATCTCGGCGCGAATCGAGGGCGAGGAGTTTGCTCTCGAAAGCTGCTCCTTAATCTGCACCAGCACCCACCAGGAAGTACGTGAGCAATACGAACACTACGAACACTACGTCCCGGAGCGCATGGAAGTGATTCCGCCGGGGGTCGACCTCAGTTCGTTCCACACACCGAGAAAGGGCGATAAAGAGACCGACCTGGAAGTCTCGATCAAGAGCTTTTTGCACGAACCCGAGAAGCCGATGATCGCAGCCATGGCGCGACCGGACGAACGCAAGAATTTGGAGATGCTGGTACGCGCCTACGGCGAGTCGCCACGCCTGCAGCGTGAGGCCAACCTCGTCCTGATCATGGGGAGCCGGGACGACTTGCGGGACATGCCTCCGGGGCAGCGCAACGTCCTGCAGAACGTACTGACCCTGATCGACGTCTACGACCTCTACGGCAAGGTCGCTTATCCCAAGCGGCACAAATCCGAGGATGTGCCAGCGCTCTACCGGGCCGTGACCCGCTCGCGCGGGGTCTTTATCAACGCGGCCATGACCGAGCCATTCGGCCTGACCCTGCTGGAAGCGGCCGCCAGCGGCGCCCCCATCGTCGCGACCAACGACGGCGGCCCCAGCGATATCATTGCCAACTGTAAGAACGGCATGCTGGTCGATCCCTTCGATCCGAAAGCCATCGAAAAGGCGCTCCTCCATACCCTGATCGAACCGGGTCAGTGGGAAGAGTGGTCGGAGGCCGGTGTGGAAAACGTGCACAAGCACTACTCCTGGGAACGGCACTGTGATCGCTACATGCGGGATGTTGAGGAGATTCTCAAACAATCCGAGCCTCCAGTAGGCTTGCCCTCCAAGCGGACGCCGCGCCGACTGAAGAATATCGACCGCCTCATCATCGCCGATATCGACAACACCCTGACGGGTAACGACGACGCCATGCACGAGTTCTTCCAACTCATCACCGATGCGGAAGACAATATCGGCTTCGGCATCGCGACCGGCCGCCGCTTCGACGATGTCATGCAGTTGATGAAGGACTACGGCATGCCTCAACCGGAGGTGCTCATCTGCGCGGTTGGCACGGAAATTTATTACGGTAAGAACTTCACCCTGGACCGCCGCTGGCAGAAGCACATCGACTTCCGCTGGGAACCGGATCGTGTGCATGAGGTGCTCGATTTGATCGAGGGGCTTTACCCGCAGGAGGAGCACGAACAATCGGAGTACAAGATCAGCTACCGGGCCGACTTCAGTGTCGCGCCGAAGCTGCCCGCCATCAAGCGCCACCTCCGCGAGGCGGGACTGCGCGTCAAAGTGATCGTCTCGCTCGGGATGTTTCTTGATATCATCCCTTCCCGTGCAGGAAGTGGCTTGAGCATCCGTCAGATGGCCTACAAGTGGGGCTTCCCGCTGGAGAACATTCTCGTCGCGGGCGACTCCGGCAACGACGAGGGCATGCTCGCGGGCAACAC
- a CDS encoding HAD-IIB family hydrolase codes for MEYFNPQAGIGPSVLASDLDGTLIPLEWEQDNREALEELSKVFERPDRTLVFATGRPFDSVMEAIREIPLPEPDWIVCDVGSRIMHHKNGEWKEMAAYDKHLNEITAGVSRKDVEAALDGIEGLSLQIPEHQTEVKISYECEGAQLEVTLEEVAARVRDLPYTSMGSVDPFRNCGLIDVMPGRVSKAYALIWLTTHADFMPDDVIYAGDSGNDLAALAAGFRAIVVANASEGLVGKVSTLQKERGIPKERLYAARTSASSGVLEGCRHFGLLG; via the coding sequence ATGGAATATTTCAACCCTCAAGCAGGAATCGGGCCTAGTGTGCTGGCCAGCGATTTGGATGGCACCCTCATTCCCCTTGAGTGGGAGCAGGACAATCGTGAGGCGCTCGAAGAATTGTCCAAAGTCTTTGAGCGTCCTGATCGGACCTTGGTCTTTGCCACGGGACGGCCCTTCGACTCGGTGATGGAAGCGATCCGTGAGATCCCGCTTCCCGAACCAGATTGGATCGTCTGTGATGTCGGCAGCCGCATCATGCACCATAAGAACGGGGAATGGAAGGAGATGGCCGCCTATGATAAACACCTGAATGAGATCACCGCGGGGGTCTCGCGCAAAGATGTGGAAGCAGCACTCGATGGTATCGAAGGGCTTTCCCTCCAGATCCCCGAGCACCAGACCGAAGTCAAGATCAGCTACGAATGTGAAGGTGCTCAGCTGGAAGTGACGCTGGAAGAAGTCGCGGCCCGGGTTCGCGACCTGCCCTATACCAGCATGGGAAGTGTCGATCCTTTCCGGAATTGCGGCTTGATCGATGTCATGCCTGGGCGGGTAAGCAAAGCCTACGCGTTGATCTGGCTCACGACACACGCTGACTTTATGCCCGACGATGTCATCTATGCCGGTGACTCCGGCAATGACCTCGCTGCCCTTGCTGCCGGCTTCCGCGCTATTGTTGTGGCCAATGCCAGTGAGGGTCTCGTCGGAAAAGTGTCCACCCTTCAGAAGGAGCGGGGTATCCCGAAAGAGCGCCTTTATGCGGCCAGGACTTCGGCCAGCAGTGGCGTGCTGGAAGGCTGCCGCCACTTCGGACTGTTGGGATAG